A stretch of the Conger conger chromosome 3, fConCon1.1, whole genome shotgun sequence genome encodes the following:
- the LOC133123162 gene encoding uncharacterized protein LOC133123162, with the protein MALMKWLSPPSRTPAPPPTPPRPLLHPRAPSCTPAPPPAAPRPLPHPRAPSRNPLIPSRSPAPPRPLPHPPHPLPQPRTPLIPSRSPAPPPAPPRPLPQPPHPLPQPRTPAPPPAPPRPLPHPRAPSRNPLIPSRSPAPPRPLPHPRAPSRTPAPPPATPSSPPAAPHPRAPSRTPAPPPAPPSSPPAAPHPRAPSRTPAGCEALFPVSQASRVPTPRRAHANANAGAC; encoded by the exons ATGGCCCTAATGAAGTGGCTG TCACCCCCCTCCCGCACCCCCGcgccccctcccacacccccgCGCCCCCTCCTGCACCCCCGCGCCCCCTCCTGCACCCCCGCGCCCCCTCCCGCAGCCCCGCGCCCCCTCCCGCACCCCCGCGCCCCCTCCCGCAACCCCCTCATCCCCTCCCGCAGCCCCGCACCCCCGCGCCCCCTCCCGCACCCCCCTCATCCCCTCCCGCAGCCCCGCACCCCCCTCATCCCCTCCCGCAGCCCCGCGCCCCCTCCCGCACCCCCGCGCCCCCTCCCGCAACCCCCTCATCCCCTCCCGCAGCCCCGCACCCCCGCGCCCCCTCCCGCACCCCCGCGCCCCCTCCCGCACCCCCGCGCCCCCTCCCGCAACCCCCTCATCCCCTCCCGCAGCCCCGCACCCCCGCGCCCCCTCCCGCACCCCCGCGCCCCCTCCCGCACCCCCGCGCCCCCTCCCGCAACCCCCTCATCCCCTCCCGCAGCCCCGCACCCCCGCGCCCCCTCCCGCACCCCCGCGCCCCCTCCCGCACCCCCCTCATCCCCTCCCGCAGCCCCGCACCCCCGCGCCCCCTCCCGCACCCCAGCGGGATG CGAGGCGCTGTTCCCCGTCTCCCAGGCGAGCCGCGTCCCCACGCCGCGGCGAGcgcatgctaacgctaacgcggGCGCATGCTAA